In a genomic window of Sutcliffiella sp. FSL R7-0096:
- a CDS encoding response regulator transcription factor has translation MDTTKIVIIDDHQLFREGVKRILDFETNFHVVAEGDDGAEALDLMEKHEPDVFIMDINMPKVNGVEATRQLVEANPEAKVIVLSIHDDENYVTHALQTGARGYLLKEMDADALVDAVKVVADGGSYLHPKVTHNLVREYRRLTENGVGTGSRRGGNGGGSTATTYQQIEIRRPLHLLTRRECEVLQLLADGKSNKAIGESLFISEKTVKNHVSNILQKMNVNDRTQAVVVAIKNGWVEVR, from the coding sequence ATGGATACGACAAAAATCGTTATTATTGATGATCATCAGCTTTTCCGTGAAGGAGTTAAACGCATTCTGGATTTTGAAACAAACTTTCACGTGGTAGCGGAAGGGGACGACGGAGCGGAAGCGCTTGACCTCATGGAAAAGCATGAGCCCGACGTGTTCATCATGGACATCAACATGCCGAAAGTGAACGGTGTGGAGGCTACAAGACAGCTTGTCGAAGCCAACCCGGAAGCGAAGGTCATCGTACTATCCATTCATGATGACGAAAACTATGTAACACATGCCTTGCAAACAGGTGCACGAGGATACTTGCTGAAGGAAATGGATGCAGATGCTTTGGTGGATGCAGTCAAGGTCGTTGCGGATGGCGGATCTTATCTGCACCCGAAAGTGACACACAATTTGGTTAGGGAGTATCGACGCTTAACCGAAAACGGAGTCGGAACCGGAAGCAGACGTGGCGGAAACGGTGGCGGTTCAACGGCTACAACTTACCAACAAATCGAAATTCGCCGTCCACTTCACTTGCTGACACGCCGTGAGTGCGAAGTGCTTCAGTTGCTTGCTGACGGTAAGAGCAACAAGGCGATTGGTGAGTCTCTCTTCATCAGTGAGAAGACGGTTAAGAACCATGTAAGTAACATCCTTCAAAAAATGAATGTAAATGACCGTACACAGGCTGTGGTTGTGGCAATCAAGAATGGCTGGGTAGAGGTTAGGTAA
- a CDS encoding YigZ family protein → MLSHYYTVKGHGEHEITIQKSRFIAHIARATTEEEAQNFIQEIKKKHWGATHNCSAYMIGEQNQVQKANDDGEPSGTAGVPILEVLKKKDLKDTVVVITRYFGGIKLGAGGLIRAYGKATSEGISATGMVERKLVQIMHTNVEYTLLGKLENELRSSSLFLLKDIHYLEDVTFDVYVEENKIETYQDWMTELTNGKAETTPGELLYLEQDV, encoded by the coding sequence GTGCTGTCTCACTACTATACCGTAAAAGGGCATGGAGAGCATGAAATAACGATTCAAAAGTCCAGATTCATTGCACATATCGCCCGTGCCACAACCGAGGAAGAAGCCCAAAACTTCATACAAGAGATAAAAAAGAAGCACTGGGGTGCAACACACAACTGCTCCGCCTACATGATCGGTGAACAAAACCAGGTTCAAAAAGCCAACGATGACGGAGAACCGAGCGGCACAGCCGGCGTCCCCATCCTTGAAGTTTTAAAGAAAAAGGACCTAAAAGACACTGTAGTTGTCATTACCCGCTACTTTGGCGGTATTAAACTTGGCGCAGGAGGATTAATCCGTGCGTATGGGAAAGCCACCTCTGAAGGGATAAGCGCCACAGGAATGGTAGAACGAAAATTAGTGCAAATTATGCATACAAACGTTGAGTACACACTTCTAGGAAAACTGGAGAATGAATTGCGTTCGTCCTCATTATTCTTACTAAAAGACATCCACTATCTAGAAGATGTGACATTTGACGTGTATGTAGAGGAAAATAAAATAGAGACGTATCAAGACTGGATGACGGAACTTACAAATGGAAAAGCAGAAACCACTCCTGGAGAATTGCTATATCTTGAACAGGACGTGTAA
- a CDS encoding sensor histidine kinase: protein MSRKVINSKQLDMIIEQMVKTVEVSKDEIFEIGESSRKEFENLGKELNAVKLEVTQLIQKQDKLEIQVRMARNRLSEVSRQFKNYTEEQIRDAYDHAHELQLELHTISQKEVQLRNRRNEIERRLLNLEETIIKADRLVSQVSVVLNYVTGDLQQVGQMIADASEKREFGFKIMEAQEEERRRLSREIHDGPAQMLANVMVRSDLIDRTFRERGPGEALSEIRSLKVMVRSALYEVRRIIYDLRPMALDDLGLVPTLKKYISTIEDYHNGYPRIEFMNLGVEHRISANLEVAVFRLVQESLTNAIKHAEASSIYVKLEVKPTHIIVIVKDDGVGFDTTEKKEKSFGLIGMRERVELISGDLDIQSSTGKGTTVFIKIPLS from the coding sequence ATGTCGCGGAAAGTTATAAACTCTAAACAATTAGACATGATTATTGAACAAATGGTTAAAACGGTGGAAGTGAGCAAGGATGAAATTTTCGAGATAGGGGAAAGTTCCCGCAAGGAATTTGAGAACCTTGGCAAAGAGTTGAATGCGGTAAAGCTTGAAGTGACACAGCTTATTCAAAAACAAGATAAGCTTGAAATTCAGGTCCGCATGGCACGAAACCGACTATCAGAAGTAAGCAGGCAATTTAAAAACTATACAGAAGAACAAATCAGAGATGCGTATGATCACGCACACGAACTTCAACTAGAACTACATACCATCTCCCAAAAAGAAGTGCAACTGCGAAATCGCAGAAATGAAATTGAGCGCAGGCTTTTGAATCTCGAAGAAACGATTATTAAGGCGGATCGACTTGTCAGCCAAGTCTCCGTGGTACTCAATTATGTTACCGGGGACTTGCAACAGGTTGGCCAAATGATAGCGGACGCATCTGAGAAACGTGAGTTTGGCTTTAAAATCATGGAAGCACAGGAAGAGGAACGCAGGCGCCTCTCAAGGGAGATACACGATGGTCCGGCACAGATGCTGGCGAATGTGATGGTGCGCTCCGACTTGATTGATCGCACTTTCCGGGAGCGGGGCCCTGGAGAGGCTTTATCAGAGATCCGCTCCTTGAAAGTGATGGTGCGCTCCGCTCTATATGAAGTACGGAGAATCATTTATGATCTTCGTCCGATGGCACTCGACGATCTTGGGTTGGTGCCTACTTTAAAAAAATATATTTCGACTATCGAGGATTATCATAATGGGTATCCGAGAATTGAATTCATGAACCTAGGAGTGGAGCACCGCATTTCCGCAAACCTGGAAGTGGCAGTGTTCCGGCTTGTGCAGGAATCGCTCACCAATGCGATCAAGCACGCAGAAGCAAGCTCCATTTATGTGAAATTGGAAGTGAAACCTACCCATATTATTGTCATTGTCAAAGATGACGGTGTAGGATTTGATACGACAGAAAAAAAAGAAAAGTCGTTTGGATTAATCGGAATGAGGGAGCGGGTAGAGCTTATCAGCGGTGACTTGGACATCCAGTCCTCAACCGGTAAGGGTACCACCGTCTTTATCAAAATTCCGTTAAGCTAA
- a CDS encoding LCP family protein has protein sequence MVNSRYEKKKRKGRRLKRVLFVFLTLFLAVVAYGGYLFYETYRAANEAYTELDRDKSKYRDKEVEMNKDPFSVLIMGIEDYSTGGENGRTDTLMVATLNPKDKTMKLLSIPRDTQVYYEHLGYYSKINHANAYGGKEMTIEKVEELLEVPIDYYTTVNFEGFKNVIDIVGGVEVEVPFDFTEKSDVDSSRIYFKEGPMKLNGEEALAYARMRKQDPRGDFGRNDRQKQIIQAAMSEILSPSNLLKVDNIAKEMGTNVQTNIRVSEGIGLSKLYSGFNSSKMENLILEGADDNSSGIYYFIPYEESIIEVRSALKKHLEIEETTIEE, from the coding sequence TTGGTTAATTCTAGATATGAAAAGAAGAAAAGGAAGGGTAGAAGGTTAAAGCGAGTCCTTTTCGTCTTTCTGACACTTTTTTTGGCAGTTGTTGCTTATGGCGGTTATCTTTTTTATGAAACATACCGAGCTGCAAATGAAGCATATACGGAATTGGACAGAGACAAGTCCAAGTACCGGGACAAAGAAGTAGAAATGAACAAAGATCCTTTTTCCGTCCTGATTATGGGGATTGAGGATTATTCCACCGGTGGAGAAAATGGACGAACGGATACACTGATGGTCGCTACCCTTAATCCTAAAGACAAAACGATGAAACTGTTAAGCATCCCTCGTGATACGCAGGTTTATTATGAACATCTCGGCTATTATTCCAAAATAAATCATGCCAATGCCTATGGTGGCAAAGAAATGACTATTGAGAAAGTGGAAGAACTGTTGGAAGTTCCGATTGATTATTATACAACTGTGAATTTTGAAGGCTTCAAGAATGTCATTGACATTGTAGGCGGAGTAGAGGTAGAAGTTCCATTTGATTTTACTGAAAAATCTGATGTAGACAGCTCCAGAATTTATTTTAAAGAGGGGCCCATGAAGCTTAATGGCGAAGAAGCTCTTGCATATGCGAGAATGAGGAAACAGGACCCTCGTGGGGACTTTGGTAGAAATGACAGACAAAAGCAGATTATTCAAGCAGCAATGAGTGAGATACTCTCTCCAAGTAATCTGCTCAAAGTTGATAATATCGCTAAGGAAATGGGGACAAATGTCCAAACGAACATTCGAGTATCTGAAGGTATCGGTTTAAGCAAGCTATATTCAGGCTTTAACTCCTCTAAAATGGAGAATCTTATACTTGAGGGCGCCGATGACAATAGTAG
- a CDS encoding DegV family protein, with the protein MKTAIVTDSTAYIPAEIRAKHDIHMIPLNVIFGNESYQEEVDIKVDQFYEEVKNSRDLPSTSQPAIGEFVALYEKLAKEYDAVVSIHLSSGISGTYQGAAAAGDMVEGIQVYAYDSEISCMVQGLYVLEAAEMAAEGKDPEQIIERMDVMKESIRAYFMVDDLSHLQRGGRLSSAQAIVGSLLQVKPLLHFVDTKIVPFEKIRTRKKAVKRIHDLLDEVASEQVPMRAVVIHANRETEAQEMKKELEQKYPHVEFFLSYFGPVIGTHLGEGALGLGWYKR; encoded by the coding sequence ATGAAAACGGCGATTGTTACAGACAGTACTGCCTACATCCCAGCAGAAATACGCGCAAAGCATGATATACATATGATCCCGCTGAATGTTATTTTCGGGAACGAATCGTACCAAGAGGAAGTCGATATTAAAGTCGACCAATTCTACGAAGAAGTAAAAAATAGTCGCGACCTACCATCCACCTCACAGCCGGCAATCGGCGAGTTCGTAGCCCTATATGAGAAACTTGCAAAGGAATACGATGCAGTAGTCAGCATCCACCTTTCCAGCGGCATCAGTGGAACTTACCAGGGAGCAGCTGCTGCAGGGGATATGGTCGAAGGCATCCAGGTTTACGCTTATGATTCGGAGATTAGTTGTATGGTTCAAGGATTATACGTCTTGGAAGCGGCAGAGATGGCCGCAGAAGGAAAGGATCCCGAACAGATTATCGAACGCATGGACGTAATGAAAGAATCCATCCGTGCCTACTTTATGGTGGATGACCTTTCTCACCTTCAGCGCGGCGGACGCCTAAGCAGCGCGCAGGCGATAGTCGGAAGCCTGTTACAGGTAAAACCGCTCTTGCACTTTGTTGACACGAAAATTGTGCCATTTGAAAAGATTCGCACACGAAAAAAAGCAGTCAAGCGCATCCATGACCTACTAGATGAAGTAGCTTCAGAGCAAGTGCCAATGCGTGCGGTAGTGATTCATGCCAATCGTGAGACGGAAGCACAAGAGATGAAAAAAGAACTGGAACAGAAGTACCCACATGTGGAGTTTTTCCTAAGCTACTTCGGCCCGGTAATTGGCACGCATTTAGGTGAAGGTGCATTGGGACTTGGCTGGTACAAGCGATAA